From Aegilops tauschii subsp. strangulata cultivar AL8/78 chromosome 5, Aet v6.0, whole genome shotgun sequence:
GGGGAGAGATGGCTCCTACTCTGGAGGATGTGTCACTTTTGCTCGGACTACCGTTGGCAGGTCATGCCGTAGGACCGTTGGACGCACCGGCTGGTTGGGAGCGAGCTCTTACAGAACGTTTTCACGGTGTTTTTCCGGATGCTCCCGATCCGGTATGggagcatcacggacctaagtATGAGTGGTTGCTAAATTTCCGGGTAATTTCCCCTATCTATTCTCTTCAAGTTATCGCGCATAAAGTTGTACAGAAAATAATTGCAGCTTACTAAAACTTTCTCTTCGCTTAATGCAGATCCAGAACTTCCGGGCGCCCTTGACTGCGGAACAGATCACTCGGAGCCTCGAGGCCTACTTACTGTGGCTTTTCGGCAAGGTGATGTTCACGGAGAACCATGTCACCACTATTAGCGCCCTCTACATCCCTATGGCACTCGAGATAGCGAGCGCTCAGACGGCGGATCAGATCAGACagaggagttggggttcggcggtgttagcggctacataccgaGGTATGTGCAACGGTTGCCAGCTTACATCGAGAAAGCCAGCCCTTCTTGGATGCCCTCTATTCCTACAGCTGTGGTCGTGGGAGAGGTTCTCTATAGGGCGACCAGATGTACGGGTTCATGAGCTTATAGACGCCATGTTTGATGTTGAGGGCATCGACATGCCTACTTTCGGTCTGTGTTGGACTCGTCGCAAGGTATGCACCGTGTTATAGTTTAATGCAACTTTTTCTGCACAAGAGATCGATCGATGCGAGCGGCTACTAACTTTTATTCTCTGCAGAGACGCTTTGCTAGTGATCAGACCAGGAAGGCGTACACAGCATTGAACGAGCAGTTCGATGCGTACACCGGGGTCATCTGGCAGCCCTACACGGAAGCAGCCATACAAGCGAGATACCCTGCTGGTATGTCTGTGCTATGCACAAGGGATCGAGATTACTGGATGACAAAATCGAAGATCATCTTCGATGTCTTCGTCGAGGAGATGGCACAACAGAGGGTTATGAGGCAATTTGGTCTTCTGCAGTTGGAGCTACCTCCCCCTATAGAGAACCCGGTGCCAGCACACATCCACAGGTATTAACCAGTTTTTCAACGTTGCATTTTCTTTCATAGTACTTCATTCGAAGCTTTAGGTAATTGTTGAACACACCACAATTTTAGGACGACAAGGAAGGGCATGAACAGGACAACTGCTGACTGGCTAGTTAGACTAGAGCCGTATGTTATAGAATGGGAGACAGCAAACACAAATCTATGGCACGAGAATCACAATTTCGATCTTGATGAATTCAATCTCTATTTGCGGCGCTACATGACCGGTACACGACAGACATTATTAATCGTCATGGAAATTTGCAGGCTACCTTGACACGCGAACTGTACGACGACGTGACCACCTTTGGACGATCACTATCGTCTGGACCTCTTCTTCAACATCGTCCAGTGGTACAGCCCTTCTTGGAAAGAATTCAGAATAAGATACGGACTGTGTACGAGGCTATCACGTGCACCCGGAGAACCGATGTTGTTCAgcacgagcaggagcagccgcgtcACTCCATGCAACGACATCAACCACGTCCACGCCTAGCACAGCAGCCGACAACCAGGCCATCCCGTCCTGACCAACCTGGCAGTTCTACGTGGCACCCGCAGCACTATGGTCCCACGTCGAGCTTCAtgttttctccacagccacagcaacacggtccctcgtcgagcttcgtgttttctccacagccacagcagcacggtccctcgtccagtttcgtgtttcagccagagcagacgtcacacccagcaggtatgtgtcttcatatttattgttttcAATATTAATTGACGCGACCTCATTCTTCATGATGAACCGTTCCATCGCGTAGGGGCCTATGGATATCAGGCGTCTATGTCGGCATCACATGATACGTGGGGGAGTGATCAACATCTCGAGGACAACATACAGGCTCAGATGTCGCAGCACACCCAGTGGATGAACATGTTTTCGACTCCTCCATCAGGCCCCACACAGGATACACAGCATGACCAGGGAGAATCTGAGATTCCTCCTCGTCACGTTAGGGCACCCGACAGGTTGGGATGGTCCCCGATTctagatccgcctccccgccaggccagacgtcgtcactgacgcttctatgtatctgtatcagtagagacattaccatctattttTGTGTaagacttatgtctattctatgtatgagacaaatgactatgtacttatgtacgagacatatgcctactctattttagtactctgttatcggaactacaagatcatatgtagatagaacataatattcatacaacgagacattGCAAGCAAAtagatagaactacatctaaattaaatggtacgtaactgaactcacaacatacagcataaaaactacatgaagtcatcatcgtcatatgttcgcgccaactttttcccgccatatgttcgcgccaactttttcccgccacccgtttcccgccataTCGCAGccgttctttcccgccattttctcctctctacctataaaaccccctttaGACGGAGCTGCATAAGCATTGCAGTGTGCTGGTGGTAAATTGGAGCActgtggtggaggtgaagctgttgttcgtcgttcttcgttcgaGCCGGAGCACCGGCAGTTTGATGGCCGCCGTTCGTCCTTCATccttcgcacgcacgcttcaagggtatatttaagcccacattttatttttcgtaCGTGCTCCGGTAGTTTTTGTTAATATATTTAGATGTCAACTAATTAATCTgtcaatatttgtagttgctacggcaaatattcgtaatataATTGTAGGAGggtgaattgtattagttgctcCGTTAATATTCTGTAATATATAGCTTCGTAATATATAGTCATGTCTAATATTTGTTAGTGGGGATATTAAGGGGTAGGGTACGTACTCAATgcgatttgtgtgttgcagatggCTGAGAGTACTCAGTGGGTGCTTAGCCCTATTGTTCATGTCCAAGGCTTGTCTCCAAGTGTTGTGCAAGTTAGTGAAGTGGACTTCACTTTTGATTGGTTGAAGACTAAATTCATGTTGAAGCAAGGGTTGAAGGAAGACGATTTTGTGTACTACGTCAGCAGGAAGCATTCAGATGGCCCTGGGGAAAGAAAATTGATTGACATAACTGATGATGGCAAGATTCAAGAAATGCTGAGCGAATGGGAATGGAAAAGGGTTGTTCAGTTGCATTGCTACAGGAAACCGAGTTATATGTGATGCATTTGTCATTCGAGATCCGCCTCCCCGGCAGGCCAGACGTCGTCATTGCCGCTCCTATgtatcagtagagacattaccatctatttctgtgtgagaacttatgtctattctatgtatgagacaaatgactatgtacttatgtacgagacatatgcctactctacaagatcatatttagatagaacataatattcatacaacgagacattacaaacaactagatagaactacatccaaattaaatggcacgtaactgaactcacaacatacagcataaaaactacatgaagtcatcatcgtcatcctcgatcgatgcagaactcttgcccttcgacgatgaagaacgcttgcccttcgacgatgcagaaaccttgcccttcgatgatgaagaactcttgcccttcgacgatgcagaaaccttgccctacgatgatgaagaactcttgcccttcgacgatgcagaacccgaaagcggcggcatgaagatatcatcttcgtcctcgctctcctcagtccataaacatggattatttgctgcaatccttctgaaagtttcactcttcggcaccactaccttcttccacctgtcatgcaacctaagaagttctttacgtacctcctcataggtcctttcaggccaTCCAGAACTACGTAAttggtgagccaactcattcattatggtgtcactaccggtgagttcgtcccatggaactatcctattatccatcctgaaatcggtagctagcctcaaaagagtcctgctcatcccagggtgaaaactacgatcgaaaggataatgggacatctcaactacactacactgcaatgcttatccagctccgtctgaagggggttttatagatagagacgagaaaatggcgggaaagaacgactgcggtatggcgggaaatgggaggagggaaacgggtggcgggaaacgggtggcgggaaattGTTTGGCGGGAAATGGGAGGCGGCAAATGgatggcgggaaatgggtggcgggaaatgggtggcgggaaaagCGCAGTTTGGAAATGTCGATAACTTTCAAAACAAATGTTCATCACAATGGAAAAAGGTTCCCGCCTTTCAAAAAATGCATGcaatttttttggaaaatatgATAAGAAATGGTTCGTGCCACTAAATGAATGTACGTCACCTTTGCTGGAAATATTCTCGTGTTTCCAAAAAATATCCATGACATTCTACAAAATGGTACTCCcttcatcccataatataagatgatATTACAATCAATATACTCACATATCACGTGGGTTAACAAATGTTTAGATGGATCATGACATTTTAAGAAAATATTCGCGTGTTTCTAAAAAAAGTTTGTGAAAATTTCAGAAaagcatttaaaaaaatgttgtgTGGTTTCAAAAAATGGTATTTCCATTAAAAATGTATTTGAAGAAATGTTACCATGTATTCATAACGTGTTAAAATATATACTTAAAAAATATTCGCGTGTATTATTAAAAATAGGCATgcaccagtcggcccacagcaggccaacTGAGCATAGTCGGCCCACTACAGGCCTATCGGTGtactgcaggccgactgggcccTGTCGGCCAATGCAGGCCGACAGCCCAATCGGCCAGCAGCAAACTGATGGGCCTccagtcggcctgctgtgggccgattgGGCTCTGTCGGCCTGCAGTAGGCCGatggtgtattatttttgaaaaatctttttttTGCGTATTATTTCtataatttaaaaaaaatgtattatttaaaaaaaattggcaGATTCTGACTCAGATTCAGATTCTGAAGAAGTAAGTTCTCTGTTGTACTTGTTTACTCTTGGTAACTTCTTGTGTGATATTTGTATTTCTTAAACATTGTTTTGTTTCTAGCAAATCTTTTGTCTATGCCATCTTTCTAATGCGGTTCCTTTCTATGTCCAGGATACCACTGCTAAAACAGTTTCTGTAAAGAAAGAAGAATCTAGTGGTAGCTCAGATAATGACTCGGATTCCGATTCTGATAAAGTAAGAGTTCTGTTACTTGCTTACTCCTGGTCACTTTTTTGTTGTGCAATATTTAAAATTCCTTCCAATGTTTTGCAGCTAGCAACATCTACTATTCCTGCTAAGAGGCTTCTGACAACAGAGAAAAAGAGTGAACATGTACGCATTATTTttaaaattttattttcttgaaAGCATCGTCTTCTGTGATATTTGTTGTACATTAATTGATCTTTTTGTAATTCAATATTTGCAGTCCAAGGATGATTCTGATGAGAGTGATGAAGAGCCTGCACTAAAGAAGCCTAAGGAATTTTTGGTGTTTGCTTTTTCATCTGAAAATTTTGGTCTCAAGGTTGCCAAGAAAGAAAGCAGTGGTGATGATGACAATTCTGAAGAGAGCTCCAGCAGTGATGATGAAAACGATCAATCGGTGTCAATGTGAAAGTCCGAGCAGAACGAAGTATGGTTTGAGTATATTTGTGCTGTTGTAATTTTTCCACTTATGTTTGATGGTAATCAGCCTCTAACTAGCTTCCTAATTTCAGGAACGAAGATCTGAATCACCCTCACCCCTCTAGAGAAATCAGTTTACTCATTCAAGTTCTGGAAATTCTTTATAGCTTTCTGAGTTTACTCCGGTCTTGCATGTGTTAGCTTTCTATTTGTGCCCCTTTCTTTGTCTGTTTCTTGTGTGCAAGCGCTCCATTATGTGTGTGTGACTGTGTGTGGCTTGACTCTGTGTGTCTGGCTTgactctctctgtgtgtgtggcTTGACTGTATGTGTGTGTGGCTTGACTGTATGTTTGTGTGCTTGACTCtctctgtgtgtgtttgtgtgacTCTGTGTGAATATTGCATTTGCTTGATGGTGTGGTTTGTATGCTTTGTTGAATGATTGATTGTGTATAACTAGTGTTTTATATTGTTAGGGCCTAACACTGCCTTTGCCGGTCCCTAGCCTGGATGTGAAAATGTGGAGGGAGCTGCAGTTACCTCTTTTGTATTGTTTGCATTACGAGTGTCGATAGAAATTACACAGTCTAGGTTACTGTCCTAATCGAATAGTGAATCTTCACATAATTTGTTTGCATGTGATTCCTTTCTGAAGTTGTACGAGGTCAGTGTTTTTCTTATACGGTACCAAAGGGAAGCGACTGTGTGTGGCTTgactctgtgtgtgtgtgtgtggcttGACTGTGTGTGTGTGACTGTGTGTGGCTTGATTGTTTGTGTGCTTGACtctgtgtgtgtgtttgtgtgacTGTGTGTGAATGTTGCATTTGCTTGATGGTGTGGTTTGTATGCTTTGTTGAATGATTGGTTGTGTATAACTTGTTTTATATTGTTGGGGCCTAACACTGCCTTTGCCGGTCCCAAGCCCGGATGTGAAAATGTGGAGGGAGCTGCAGTTACCTCCTTTGTATTGTTTGCATTACGCGTGTCGATAGAAATTATACAGTCTAGGTTACTGTCCTAATCGATAGTGAATCTTCACATAATTTGTTTGCATGTGATTTCCTTTCTGAAGTTGTACGAGGTCAGTGTTTTTTTTATACGATACCACATGGAAGCGAGTAACTAAGAATCTAGGCCTATAAGGGTTTGATTTTTCTCCCTTTCCGATTTTTTTTACGGTGCCTTGTCAGCATGACGTGTATGGTGCTTTGGTTTTACTTCTGTGCGTGATTTTTTTAGGTGGAGAGGTCTGCACGTACGACATGTTTTGGATTTGTTTTGGAGTCCACCGCTTTGACCGTCTTCTGATGCTTTGACTGTTTCCATCGTAGGTGACGTGTGCTTTCTGGTTTTGACTGTTTCTCCTTGTTTGCCATGTATCATG
This genomic window contains:
- the LOC120970781 gene encoding serine/threonine-protein phosphatase 7 long form homolog isoform X2; amino-acid sequence: MSGLWLLNGDIDKGHRGAIWYERKLEPLVTRTPKENWKIHSGWFQRLKWAGLLPFARLVESIPGEKCVAIDGSLLSCLVDRWRPETHTFHFRWGEMAPTLEDVSLLLGLPLAGHAVGPLDAPAGWERALTERFHGVFPDAPDPVWEHHGPKYEWLLNFRIQNFRAPLTAEQITRSLEAYLLWLFGKVMFTENHVTTISALYIPMALEIASAQTADQIRQRSWGSAVLAATYRGMCNGCQLTSRKPALLGCPLFLQLWSWERFSIGRPDVRVHELIDAMFDVEGIDMPTFGLCWTRRKRRFASDQTRKAYTALNEQFDAYTGVIWQPYTEAAIQARYPAGMSVLCTRDRDYWMTKSKIIFDVFVEEMAQQRVMRQFGLLQLELPPPIENPVPAHIHRLP
- the LOC120970781 gene encoding serine/threonine-protein phosphatase 7 long form homolog isoform X1 → MSGLWLLNGDIDKGHRGAIWYERKLEPLVTRTPKENWKIHSGWFQRLKWAGLLPFARLVESIPGEKCVAIDGSLLSCLVDRWRPETHTFHFRWGEMAPTLEDVSLLLGLPLAGHAVGPLDAPAGWERALTERFHGVFPDAPDPVWEHHGPKYEWLLNFRIQNFRAPLTAEQITRSLEAYLLWLFGKVMFTENHVTTISALYIPMALEIASAQTADQIRQRSWGSAVLAATYRGMCNGCQLTSRKPALLGCPLFLQLWSWERFSIGRPDVRVHELIDAMFDVEGIDMPTFGLCWTRRKRRFASDQTRKAYTALNEQFDAYTGVIWQPYTEAAIQARYPAGMSVLCTRDRDYWMTKSKIIFDVFVEEMAQQRVMRQFGLLQLELPPPIENPVPAHIHRTTRKGMNRTTADWLVRLEPYVIEWETANTNLWHENHNFDLDEFNLYLRRYMTGTRQTLLIVMEICRLP